The nucleotide window TATAACGCCATCATGGACGCCCTCGTCAACGCCGCCTACCACGACCAAGCTCACAAGGTCTACGTCAGGATGCTTGCCGCCGGCGTTGCGCCCGATGCCCGCACCCACACCGTCCGCCTCAAGTCCTTCTGCCTCACCGGCCGTCCTCACGTCGCCCTGCGCCTGCTGCACAGCTTGCCGGAGCGTGGCTGTGACGCCAAACCGCTCGCCTACTGCACGGTCGTGCGGGCCTCTTTGCCCACGGTCACGGTCACGGTCACGATGCACGTCACCTGTTCGATGAAATGCTCGGCAGGGATGTCTTCCCTGACGTTGCCACTTTCAACAATGTTTTGCACGCTCTTTGCCAGAAAGGGGATATCATGGAGTCGGGGGCACTTCTGGCCAAGGTCCTCAAGCAGGGCATGTCAGCGAACAAGTTCACTTGCAACATATGGATCCGTGGCCTCTGTGAAGGCGGTAGGTTGGAAGAGGCTGTTGCGCTAGTGGAAAGGATGGATGCCTACATTGCGCAAGATGTTGTCACTTACAACACATTGATGCGTGGCCTTTGCAAGGACTCCAAGGTTCAGGAATCTTCACAGTACGTTCATAGGATGATGAATCAGGGCTGCATACCAGATGATTTCACCTACAACACCATCATTGATGGCTACTGCAAGTGGGGCATGCTGCATGAAGCTACTGAGCTTCTGAAAGATGCTGTATTTAAAGGTTTTGTACCGGACCGGGTCACATATTGCTCACTGATCAATGGATTGTGTGCCGAGGGTGACATCGAGAGGGCCCTGGAGCTCTTCAATGAGGCACAAGCAAAAGATTTGAAGCCTGACCTTGTTGTCTACAACTCCGTTGTCAAGGGGCTCTGTCGCCAGGGCCTGATCTTGCATGCCTTGCAGATCATGAATGAGATGGTCGAGGATGGCTGCCATCCCGACATTTGGACGTACAATAttgtcatcaatggcctatgcaaaATGGGAAATATTTCAGATGCGGCAGTTGTGATGAATGATGCCATTGTGAAAGGATACCTTCCAGATGTCTTTACCTTCAAACACATTGATTGATGGCTACTGCACGAGATTGAAGCTGGACAGTGCACTTCAGCTTGTTGAAAGGATGTGGACGTATGGCATTGCCCCTGATGCTATCACATACAACTCGGTTTTGAATGGTCTTTGCAAAGCTGGCAAAGCCAAGGAAGTCAATGAAACATTCGAAGAGATGATCCTTAAAGGATGCCGGCCAAATGCTATTACTTACAACATACTGATAGAAAATTTTTGCAAGATTAATCAACTGGAAGAGGCTTTTGGGGTGATAGTCAGGATGAGTCAAGATGGGTTAGTTCCTGATGCAATTAGTTTCAACACGCTGATTCATGGATTCTGCAGGAATGGTGATCTTGATGGAGCATACCTACTCTTTCAGAAGTTGGATGAGAAAGGGTACTCTGCAACAGTTGACACTTTCAACATCCTGATCGGTGCATATTCTAGCAAGCTGAATATGCAAATGGCTGAAAAGATTTTTGGTGAAATGATCAGCAAAGGATATAAACCTGATTTGTATACTTATCGTGTTCTAGTTGATGGGTCGTGCAAGGCTGCAAATGTTGACCGTGCGTATGTGCATCTGGCAGAAATGGTAAGCAAGGGTTTTGTTCCATCGATGGCTACTTTTGGCCGCGTATTAAATTCACTTGCAATGAATCACCGGGTTTCTGAAGCTGTTGCTATTATTCACATTATGGTGAGAATGGGAGTTGTTCCTGAGGTTGTTGATACCATCTTGAGTACTGATAAGAAGGAGATAGCTGCACCGAAGATACTTGTTGAGGAATTGATGAAGAAGGGTAACATTAGTTACCCTACCTATGAAGTTCTTCATGAAGGAGTGAGAGATAATAAATTAACTAGAAATGCTCGAAAGGCAGATGCATCTAATATGTTTGCTTCACAACATCATAAAAGATCATATCAATAAGCTAATAAAGCTTTGATGTGCCTGAGCATAAGATCTGTTTTGCTATTAGTTGAGTTCTTTAGATTCATGGATGCTGCTGTACACTGTTATTTCAGGGCCTTATTGCTCAGAATATGGAGATTATCTTATCCTAATTGTATGAATACAATGACCCATGGCATTTCCTATGTACGTTATGAAGGCCCATGTTAGTTCAACTTCATGACAATTCCAAGTATTCTAGATATTTTAGGACAAATTAAGAGAACATACAAAATTTCACATATACCCTTACTTCATTTCCTAATCAGATGCTATCACCAGCATGATTAATGGAGATTAATTGATAAATTGCAAGTAACGATATAGCACCTACCAAATTTGTGCTACAATTCCCCCCTAAACCCCCTTATATTTGGGTACAATTTTGAATGTTtaaatgcactatattacaggactGAGGGGGGCAATCATCATTATACTCTGTAGAGTATCTCATTTCagctagtatttttttttcaatctGAATGTCTGAGTAATGGCCATGCGGCTGTTGATGAAAGGTGCTTCATTGCTTGAATTCAATATTGGAAGGCTCCTGTTATTCATAGGAGATGCTCATGGAATTGTGAGTAATTTTGCCATTTTCTATGACTTTTTCTTACAGATTTCATGTGAAGTAACCTCATCCACATCCATCGTCTTATTTGAATGCAGTCCTACTTGGGGTACATATTGAAACACTATTTTGGGGCATATTCCAAGTTACTCTGTAAATTACGAAGACAcggccaaaatgatttataagttTGTTGTAAGTTCTATAGGCATATAAGCAATACTGACATGTTATTGGGTCTTGATTAATTAAATTTTCTCAAATGCTTTCTATGATCTGTTAAATGCAGTCTGTTGTGCTCTTCTGACTGAGCTTGTGACAATATTCTGAACGACCTACTGTCTGTTGCTGCTGGTGCTTCTGTATGTTTCCTCTGCCATTCAGATATTCAGTAAAGAAGGATGACAGGCACCCCCATTGTGAAGTTATTCCCTTAATTTTCTTTGTGCAACCTCATTGGTATTTTTCTACACGACATCTAGCTCTAATAATCTTAGTAACACTTAGTTTGTGCCTGTAATATTGCTGCACATGCATTATATTCTAGGCTAACTTGTATTTGCAAATAGAGGTATCAGTATGGGCTTCCAATCTACTTCTTTGTCAATTTGTCCTGTTTGAGAAAGCATCCAAGACAAGTTCCAATTCTATATAGACAGGACATATAGTTATGGAAAAGCTTTCGGTATTAGGTACAATTAGAGTAGTTTTGGTATGAGTGGACCAACAGATCATTTTTTTAGAGAGAGAGGTGGACCAAATGAATTAACTACAGGTAGGAATCAACACAATGTATTAAACTACATGTACCAGACTGACAGGGAGAAGAAGTCTTTAACTTTGTTGACGCTTTCCAAGACCTGCCTGGCCAGTTAAGCCCTCTTAATAAGGCTGTGCCAATGGATCCTTATCAGCTTATGTCATGCCGGCAGAAAAGGGAAGAGACACTCAAAGGAAGAGAgcaccatattatatattcaacCATCACAGCTCACCTACCATACGTGTGCCTTTACCAATAAAAATTGAGGAGGCAATGCAACATGGGTGTATTCAGAACAATACCtactatatatgtatatgtactaCTTGTCTTGTGCATTAGTAGTATTCAGTGCATAGTGATGCAATTGATGTAGATTCTTGGCCTCAACCAACCATTGTGATGGCAAAGAAAAATTTAAGGACCATGCAGATTAATGTGTTGACTTGTTGCAAGATTGATTCAGAACCCAGCTAACTTTTTTTCTTGAAGTTTAACCAGCCAGCTCCAGCTTTATAGATAATCAATTATATATTCAACTTATTATTACTTGATTCACCTCTTTCCCAAGTGGCCTAGGATGTGCAGGTGCCAACTGATTTCAtagaatcccccccccccccccccccccaacccacCCACCCAACACACACACAGCACACACCCACAACACCACAACATAAAAAGGTTATGGAATGAGATGCCTTGACAAACAGGTATACTCGTAGCTTGTCAATCATTCCTTTCTTGAAGTCTTGTCAGCATTGCCAATTATCATGTACTTATCAATCTTTGTTTTTCTGCGTGTACTGTTAATTTTCTGTAGTAGAAGACGTCCTCAATATATTTGTGAGAAGGGATCACATCTTTTGTTTAATCGAAAAGTCAAAGGTCTCAAGGCAGCTCATGTCCAGGCAGTGAGAAGGGAACCAACAAGGACCCATTTGCCTTCCCGCTCAGCCAAGCTTTCATTGGCACCACTTCTAGGTTCTGATCTCTTGTATTCTTTGTTCTTCTACAGATCGATCATATTCTTATTTCAGGTCTGATTAAACCCTTATATGCTACAATCGAACCTTGTCTAGCATATCTTTTGTGTGTCTTGCACTCAATAATTTTCTTATTTCATAACGTCCAAATCGCAGTATTTGTTTGTTCTTGCAGTAATTTCCCCTCCTTTTTCAGTTCACCTTTTTTTTGTGAATAAAAAGAACCACAAATTCATAGAGCACAAGATGTTCATTGACTTGCCTAAAATATGATCAATCTGCTCTTTTCGCTCTGAACTTCTAAATCTGGGAGTTAATTTGTCCCGCATGTCTTCTGATGTCTGAGTCATAAACCTGCAGCCCCAGGCCTTCAGGTTCAAAGCTTCACTCTCCAGACTTAAGGAGCTGCTTTCAGGATGTTGCCTCTTGAAAATGATATTGAGCACTGAAGTTGCTTGATTTAATTCTCAGCAAGGAGGTTAAGTGAGGGGAATTAATTAAGGACAATTAGGAGAGTTATGGGAGTTGTGCTTCTGGGTTTCTTGGGCCAGCTAATCGAACGGCGAGCTTCTCTGCGGTGGAAGCAAGCGGGAAGAGCATCTTACCGCTGCAGCTAGAGCCTCCTGATCTTTCTTACTTCCTGCTACTTATATATGTAATTCTCCTAGTTTATTCATGTACCTTTATGCATGAAATTTTAGCTGAGATGAGTACACATATCATACAATTGTTACAAGGCCTGTGTTCTGATGGGCTATGGAAGTATGGTGTCTTCTGGTCATTCAAAAGCGAGATGAATGGGTGGTAAGTCTATTTGTTTGTTATCTATCACAACACTATTGAACTAGTATTCATGAAAATTCAAAGAAAATAAAGTAACTCCGATTCTTGTATCAAGCCAAAGAGTAACTAGTGCCCAGCATACGATCTTCAAGTATGCTCAAGTAACTTTCCACAACATAAAGTCATTGTTCTAACTAGACCTGACATGGTTGAAACTGAATGAGAACATTAGCCAAAAGTCTACACTAGAAGTTGGCATGGATGAGCACAAACTTGGTATTGAGAAATTGCACTTTGTAGTATATCTTCATCCCACACTTTTATAATTGGTAAATATGTTCTGTAGGATCTTGACTTGGGGTGATGGATATGTCAATAAAATGATAGAAGACAGACAAATGGGAGATCTATCTGCTGGCCCCACTGTTCGTAAGAATCAGATAATACCTTCCTCGTGCTGCAACAAAAGCTATCAATTTTGCCCCATTGAGGCAGCACTGATGAGAATGCCTAGCCATTTGTACCCTCTTGGAGAAGGGTAAGCATGCTTGCATACTACCATCTCAAGTTTCTTTCAGTTAATGTTGAATGCACATGTTTGTGGCTAATTATATTTTTCCAAGTTCTGCGGTTATTGTATGTAACATTTCCAAGTTCCAACTTTGTCAGGATTATTGGTGAAGTAGCACTTACAGGACAACATTGCTGGATTTCTGCCAATGAGCTTTGTCCAACAGCTATGCATAAGGTGAGTTGATTTACAGTTAGCTGTACATAACTGTTTTACAGTTATGTATGGGCATAGCACATGATGTGGTTTCAGCACTTATATTTTCAGTACCAAGAAGACTGGCAGCTTCAGTTTGCAGCCGGAATCAAGGTAACCGACACCGACTTATATTTTTCAGTTATCACAGACAATTATGCCTGTATTTGCTGGCCATCCTTTAGttcttcttttattttcttaAGAGAAACCTGTTTGCTTTTTTGCTTTTCTTATATAAACAAAAATTTACCACAGTAGGGGCTTCCCCTACTGTTTTTGCTAAAAAAATTGTTTCCTGTATTAAACAGCTGCACGGCAAACATCCTGCTAGACTAAGCTGATGGTCATTGTTTCTTACCTGTAGACGGTTCTGCTTGTACCAGTGGTTCCTCACGGGGTTCTTCAGCTGGGCTCTTTAGATATGGTATGCTCAACTTGTTTAATAATTTTTTTGACATGATTAGTTTTTGACAACCAATGTGTTGTTTCACTACATTGTCCCGCTCCCATCAAGTGAGGAATAGCATTGCTTTAGAGAGTCTGAATCATTGCATTGCTTCATAATTGGCATGTTTACTTCATAATGTTTTTGCAAATTCCCAGGTTTTTGAAAGTGCAGCGTTGGTGGCACTCATAAAAGACATGTTTCATAAGCTTTGTGACGCTTCGGTTTCTCATGCTCATGCTTCTTTATCCACTGGGTCTGCCTACTCAAATAATTTGAGGCTACAAACTGCAACTCTATCAATCAATCATCCAGATGCTAGCTTGATTGGTAGTTCTGCTCAGATCTTGAATGTTGATCACCACAGTTTAACACATCCCTTCAGTACATCAGAAGTTCCAATATTAGAAGACATCACTATAGGTTCTTACAGAACTAGCCCAACAGGTTGGCCTAATGGACTGTTGGGTGATAATGGAACCATTGGGCATGAATATTTCGAAGGCTTTTCTCTGACAGACATGTCACATTGGAATCAAGAGAATACTCATGGCAGCACTATTGTTCTAAATGATGGTGTAATGATTTCGAATACTTCAATTCATTCAGAGTTTCACAGAGATCTCATGGTAATGTCCAGGGAAGAACATGAGCTCTTCATGTGGCAT belongs to Miscanthus floridulus cultivar M001 chromosome 4, ASM1932011v1, whole genome shotgun sequence and includes:
- the LOC136549274 gene encoding transcription factor EMB1444-like isoform X1; amino-acid sequence: MHEILAEMSTHIIQLLQGLCSDGLWKYGVFWSFKSEMNGWILTWGDGYVNKMIEDRQMGDLSAGPTVRKNQIIPSSCCNKSYQFCPIEAALMRMPSHLYPLGEGIIGEVALTGQHCWISANELCPTAMHKHLYFQYQEDWQLQFAAGIKTVLLVPVVPHGVLQLGSLDMVFESAALVALIKDMFHKLCDASVSHAHASLSTGSAYSNNLRLQTATLSINHPDASLIGSSAQILNVDHHSLTHPFSTSEVPILEDITIGSYRTSPTGWPNGLLGDNGTIGHEYFEGFSLTDMSHWNQENTHGSTIVLNDGVMISNTSIHSEFHRDLMVMSREEHELFMWHCRLKQQEPISPPLPQANGNNADFYVQLETNNYAELLLDTIIDQIGHTSNSESFPSTDSPFSCETQVKKEDHSLRVDESSISDIPGGQELSPISMNEGFISCAMTDGCMGINKTITEECLVESMHGINSAEIKRRCRKVELQKPRPRDRQLIQDRMKGLRELIPNASKCSIDALLDKTVAYMLFLQSVSEKAEKIQNTLEDKEFHNETKKQLEGCPLRVEELSQPGHLLIEMLCEDYEVFLEMAQVLKGLKVSILKGVLEHRSDKLWARFVIEGSDGFNQMQILCPLMHLLSRR
- the LOC136549274 gene encoding transcription factor EMB1444-like isoform X2 translates to MHEILAEMSTHIIQLLQGLCSDGLWKYGVFWSFKSEMNGWILTWGDGYVNKMIEDRQMGDLSAGPTVRKNQIIPSSCCNKSYQFCPIEAALMRMPSHLYPLGEGIIGEVALTGQHCWISANELCPTAMHKYQEDWQLQFAAGIKTVLLVPVVPHGVLQLGSLDMVFESAALVALIKDMFHKLCDASVSHAHASLSTGSAYSNNLRLQTATLSINHPDASLIGSSAQILNVDHHSLTHPFSTSEVPILEDITIGSYRTSPTGWPNGLLGDNGTIGHEYFEGFSLTDMSHWNQENTHGSTIVLNDGVMISNTSIHSEFHRDLMVMSREEHELFMWHCRLKQQEPISPPLPQANGNNADFYVQLETNNYAELLLDTIIDQIGHTSNSESFPSTDSPFSCETQVKKEDHSLRVDESSISDIPGGQELSPISMNEGFISCAMTDGCMGINKTITEECLVESMHGINSAEIKRRCRKVELQKPRPRDRQLIQDRMKGLRELIPNASKCSIDALLDKTVAYMLFLQSVSEKAEKIQNTLEDKEFHNETKKQLEGCPLRVEELSQPGHLLIEMLCEDYEVFLEMAQVLKGLKVSILKGVLEHRSDKLWARFVIEGSDGFNQMQILCPLMHLLSRR
- the LOC136549273 gene encoding LOW QUALITY PROTEIN: putative pentatricopeptide repeat-containing protein At1g74580 (The sequence of the model RefSeq protein was modified relative to this genomic sequence to represent the inferred CDS: inserted 1 base in 1 codon; deleted 1 base in 1 codon), producing MQCHSMRPSTLSPNGSWNVLQNNPPSSLYYVWSLSSSPSRRRAANAMLPRPRPPPLAAADVASVVRRSHAATSSKLTASTLPAYRALISELVSAGRLDDVDAALASARSHLAPDSLQPLYVVSIQADARAGRLRATVDAFERMELFVCPPAAPAYNAIMDALVNAAYHDQAHKVYVRMLAAGVAPDARTHTVRLKSFCLTGRPHVALRLLHSLPERGCDAKPLAYCTVVXGLFAHGHGHGHDARHLFDEMLGRDVFPDVATFNNVLHALCQKGDIMESGALLAKVLKQGMSANKFTCNIWIRGLCEGGRLEEAVALVERMDAYIAQDVVTYNTLMRGLCKDSKVQESSQYVHRMMNQGCIPDDFTYNTIIDGYCKWGMLHEATELLKDAVFKGFVPDRVTYCSLINGLCAEGDIERALELFNEAQAKDLKPDLVVYNSVVKGLCRQGLILHALQIMNEMVEDGCHPDIWTYNIVINGLCKMGNISDAAVVMNDAIVKGYLPDVFTFNTLIDGYCTRLKLDSALQLVERMWTYGIAPDAITYNSVLNGLCKAGKAKEVNETFEEMILKGCRPNAITYNILIENFCKINQLEEAFGVIVRMSQDGLVPDAISFNTLIHGFCRNGDLDGAYLLFQKLDEKGYSATVDTFNILIGAYSSKLNMQMAEKIFGEMISKGYKPDLYTYRVLVDGSCKAANVDRAYVHLAEMGLIAQNMEIILS